Proteins encoded in a region of the Coffea eugenioides isolate CCC68of chromosome 4, Ceug_1.0, whole genome shotgun sequence genome:
- the LOC113769208 gene encoding uncharacterized protein LOC113769208, whose product MEAGGSSYTGGSSGAGVRATRVGKPVNWVVCRRVLRYQRRVGEPYRLYSPFGQMSRSCQCRHMYGYPDEVVMAIDDEHRHLGRTVDTLRAQLDEARGGQGQVQHLGNHEGENRALERFKKFLQPKFLGGLSPDITENWLERMLDIFAALGYPEERQIAFAFFQFEGAARAWCNMIRAKWDRKQTPWTWVNFTQLVLTDQRRIRRFVQGLNVEIQEALAVAQLVTYSQAIEKAQRIESTKSQVKAFHDKKRRQPDTSSYIDGQSSRSEPPSKMSRGISGPRSTGILNQGNVKKSQVERETQRGTSRGVPTSGPRMACGFCGAANHMEDNCWKKGQVWKCYRCGSPEHLIAQCPHLPKEGNLPRAEGNMSKSTNATGNRPKVPARTYAMGHQEVIDPLAIIEGIPYLPSY is encoded by the exons ATGGAGGCTGGTGGATCCAGCTATACCGGTGGATCTAGCGGTGCCGGAGTACGAGCTACGAGGGTAGGCAAGCCGGTGAATTGGGTGGTATGCCGACGAGTTCTCAGATACCAGAGGAGGGTCGGGGAACCCTATAGGCTATATTCTCCCTTTGGCCAGATGAGTCGATCGTGTCAGTGTCGACATATGTATGGATATCCTGACGAGGTGGTTATGGCTATAGATGACGAGCATCGTCACCTAGGCAGGACGGTCGACACTTTGAGGGCACAGCTGGATGAGGCCAGAGGG GGTCAAGGCCAAGTACAGCATCTTGGAAATCATGAGGGAGAGaaccgtgccttagaacggttcaAGAAGTTTCTACAGCCAAAATTTTTAGGTGGACTTAGCCCTGATATAACGGAGAATTGGTTGGAGCGAATGTTAGACATTTTTGCTGCATTAGGATATCCGGAGGAACGGCAGATAGCTTTCGccttttttcaatttgagggagcgGCTCGTGCCTGGTGCAATATGATTCGAGCCAAATGGGATAGAAAGCAAACCCCATGGACATGGGTGAATTTCACTC AGTTGGTGCTGACAGACCAAAGGAGAATTCGTCGGTTTGTCCAGGGTttgaatgtggagattcaagaggcactGGCAGTTGCTCAATTGGTGACTTACAGTCAAGCGATTGAAAAGGCACAAAGAATTGAAAGTACTAAGAGTCAAGTAAAGGCCTTTCAtgataagaaaagaagacaaCCGGATACAAGTAGTTATATTGATGGACAAAGCTCGAGGAGCGAGCCACCATCTAAGATGAGCCGAGGAATAAGTGGTCCACGATCCACAGGGATCCTAAATCAAGGAAATGTTAAGAAAAGTCAGGTAGAGAGAGAGACCCAAAGGGGTACCTCACGAGGAGTTCCGACATCAGGACCGAGAATGGCATGTGGATTTTGTGGGGCTGCTAACCACAtggaagataattgttggaagaaaggacaAGTTTGGAAATGCTACCGATGTGGTAGTCCTGAGCACCTGATTGCTCAGTGCCCTCACCtgccaaaagaaggaaatttgccGAGGGCAGAAGGGAACATGTCTAAGTCGACCAATGCCACGGGTAATCGACCAAAAGTGCCGGCAAGAACCTATGCAATGGGACATCAAGAGGTGATAGACCCATTGGCAATCATCGAAGGTATCCCCTATCTTCCATCGTATTGA